The sequence GTTCACGTGGTCCGAGTTACTGCAGATCGGCGTGATCCACGTGAAGTTCGCGAGCTTACCGTTCGGCACGTCGACCAGGAAGCGCTTTGCCGGCGACATCACGTCTTTGCCCCAGTCCGGACCGTTGTAGATGTGGTTCACGGCCTGATAGCTCGACCACCAGTTGCCGTCGCCGCTGTCCGAGCTGCCGTAGCGGCTCGTGTAGAACTTCCAACTCAGCTTCGCCTTGTCGAGCTCGTCGCCGAGCGTCTGATAGTCGAAGCACGGCCTTTGGGTGGGCCCATAGCGACGATCGAGTTTGATCGTTCGAACCCGGTCGGAGCTGCTGCCCGGGCAGCCCCACAACCCGTCCGGCAGGTTCACGCTCGACGCGGCCTGCGCCGCGATGATGTACTGATGGCCGACGAAGCTCTCATCGAGATGCGACTGGAACATACGGTCCGCGACGACCCACTCGTGCGCCATGTCGAAGTACGGCTGGGACTCGTCGTGCGGGACGTAGACGTACTCCGGATACTTGAGGGAGCGCGGCGCGCCGAAGGTCTGCTCCCGGTTGAAGCCGTCGTTTCGGCACTTCGTGCCGGGAAGGTGTCCGGTTCCGTCGCACGCCTGGAACATCGCCGTGGCCGAGTGGTCGATGTCGTACGTCGTTTCGAGTTTGACGGGCACGAGCTTGACGGTCGTTCCGTTCGAAAGCTTGCCTTCCGGAACGGTGTCCGCGCCGGGAAACCCCTGAAAGAGATTGTCGAAGCTGCGGTTCTCCTGCACGATGTAGACGACGTGCTTGATCTTGCCCGCGCCAGTCGCGTCGAGATTCTGCAAGATCGCGCCGCTCTGCATCGACGGCAATACCTGGCGCGCACCACCGCAGCCGGCGAGTGCCAGCGCCGCGGCGATCGCTGGCGCCCTCAGGGGTGAGAGCTTACTCGGGGTCACCGTGTTGGGGTGTAGCCTTCTGACGTTTGAAGTACTCTATCGAGTGCTGCGACGGAATCGTCGTGAACCCGCGCTGTTTTTGGGTGTAGTCGAGCATATCGCTGATGCTATTAGCGGTCGAGTCTGACGTGCCGAGGCGTCCGAGGTTCCAGTTGTCCTCGACGTAGCGCAGCAGGCTGCCGTACGAGTACGGCGTTGACGAGACGTAACCGCCCTTACTTCCCGCGCCGATCTTCACGTACGGCGAAAGCACCAGCATCGGGATCCGGAAGCCGTTGCCGCCCCACCCGGGCGACTCGTCTGGTGCGACGTGGTCGTAGAAGCCGCCCCAATCGTCCCATAGAACGACGATGACGCTCGAGTTCCAATAGTTCGTCTGACCGATCGCGTTGACGATGCTCGCCACCCACGACGGCCCGGTGTCGCAGCCGCATCCTTCTCCAGGATGATCGGAGTTGGCATCGGATGGGATGACCCACGAGACGGCAGCGAGATTCCCGCTGCTGATGTCGGTGAAGAGGTTCGTCTCGGGCATCGACACGTTCGTTCCCCACTCGGCGCCGTAGCGGACGCGAGCGATGACGTCGAACGCGTTGAGGATTCCGCCCGAACAGAGGGCCGGGCAGCTCTGGTCGCAATTGTTCGGATTATAACCCTTGAAGCAGGGCGAGTAGTAGTGCCAGCTCACGCCGGCTTTATCGAGTAGGTCGCTGATCACTTCGTAATACGACGATGACGGGAACTTGTTCGTGCACGGGAACGGGCCTTTCTGCACGTACGGCAGATACTTGCCCTTCAGCGTGATGAGCGACGTATGGCCCCCACCCGCGTCGCAGCCCCAGGGCATGACGTTGGGATTGTCGACGAGGCTGTACCTAGTGTTGATCCGGCTGCCGCCGCGAATCAGGTCTTGGTGCGCGATGAAACTGCCGCTGCCCTGATTCTGGAACATGTGATCGGCCAGGCCCCACTCGTTCGCGATGAACCAGTAGGGCGCGATCTGCGACGGTTCGACGTATTGATAGACCGCCTTGCCTGCCGGCTTGCCCTGCGTGCCGCACGCGCCTCTGCTTACCTGGCCGAAGCCGTCCATCTTGCCGTTGTCGTAGTCGGTGAGGAACGCCGTGTGACAGTGCTGGATGTCGAAGCCGTTCACGAGCGCGTGCGCCTGCAACGGAACCCAGATGTCGTGATACTTGCCCTGGTATTTTACTTTCATGCGTCCGCGCGTCGCGCCGTCGGCGCCCGGAAAGTCGGCGAAGAGGTTGTCGAAGCTGCGGTTCTCCTGCACGATGAACACGACGTGCTGTATCGGCGTGCTGCCGGAGCTGGGCGTCTTTTGTTGCAGCGGCGGCGCGCCGCCGCCCGGCAGCGAGGAAGCGGCTCCGCCGCAGCCGCTCAGGCCGATTCCGGCGACGAGTCCGCAGATCCAAAGATGGGGTGCTAGCCGGCGCATGAGGCTCTCCGTTCTATTCGGTGTCGGGCGCGAGGCCCGAGGGCTTCTGATGTTGGAAAAACTCGAGCGAATACTTCGACGGGATCACCTTGAACTTCCGCGCCGGCATCCGGAAATCGAACGCTGTGCCGATGCTGGTCGACGTGTCGTCGTTGCCGAGCGACCCGAGGGTCCAGACG is a genomic window of Candidatus Binatia bacterium containing:
- a CDS encoding alkaline phosphatase family protein; translated protein: MRRLAPHLWICGLVAGIGLSGCGGAASSLPGGGAPPLQQKTPSSGSTPIQHVVFIVQENRSFDNLFADFPGADGATRGRMKVKYQGKYHDIWVPLQAHALVNGFDIQHCHTAFLTDYDNGKMDGFGQVSRGACGTQGKPAGKAVYQYVEPSQIAPYWFIANEWGLADHMFQNQGSGSFIAHQDLIRGGSRINTRYSLVDNPNVMPWGCDAGGGHTSLITLKGKYLPYVQKGPFPCTNKFPSSSYYEVISDLLDKAGVSWHYYSPCFKGYNPNNCDQSCPALCSGGILNAFDVIARVRYGAEWGTNVSMPETNLFTDISSGNLAAVSWVIPSDANSDHPGEGCGCDTGPSWVASIVNAIGQTNYWNSSVIVVLWDDWGGFYDHVAPDESPGWGGNGFRIPMLVLSPYVKIGAGSKGGYVSSTPYSYGSLLRYVEDNWNLGRLGTSDSTANSISDMLDYTQKQRGFTTIPSQHSIEYFKRQKATPQHGDPE
- a CDS encoding alkaline phosphatase family protein; this encodes MTPSKLSPLRAPAIAAALALAGCGGARQVLPSMQSGAILQNLDATGAGKIKHVVYIVQENRSFDNLFQGFPGADTVPEGKLSNGTTVKLVPVKLETTYDIDHSATAMFQACDGTGHLPGTKCRNDGFNREQTFGAPRSLKYPEYVYVPHDESQPYFDMAHEWVVADRMFQSHLDESFVGHQYIIAAQAASSVNLPDGLWGCPGSSSDRVRTIKLDRRYGPTQRPCFDYQTLGDELDKAKLSWKFYTSRYGSSDSGDGNWWSSYQAVNHIYNGPDWGKDVMSPAKRFLVDVPNGKLANFTWITPICSNSDHVNCGGGYGPSWVAALVNAVGESKFWDSTAIFVQWDDWGGLYDHVRPPFRDYDGLGFRIPLLVISPYAKRNHVSHVQYETTSVLRFAENLFGLDQLAAADRRATSPADDCFDFSQKPRKFVRIKAPEGREFFLHQRDEYSAPDYE